One Actinoplanes missouriensis 431 DNA segment encodes these proteins:
- a CDS encoding DUF4192 domain-containing protein produces MTTDCPVIVRSPSELVAVLPFLLGYHPANSVAVVGLSGPEVDFGACYELPPPDEDPHVAARSVAVTVARQASPSVVLVGFGPPARITPAVLRLAEALRQLGVRVNDVLRVTDRRWWSYFCGDLHCCPDEGTPCLPPDSVVAAEATFRGEVALPSRRALTAQVAAMEGPERAAMADATEHARKRFSGLLTDELNARRCSRRIRHAGQIAVRRAETRYRSGHGIDLAETAWLGVLLADRAVEDYALDRVGPQEWRIRLWTDVLRRVEPVYVPAPACLLGFTAWRAGRGALARVAVDRALATEPQHQLAGLLHQILGFGLSPHMVGDGFRPGRTRRRRRAR; encoded by the coding sequence ATGACAACCGACTGTCCCGTCATCGTCCGCTCCCCTTCCGAACTCGTCGCGGTCCTGCCGTTCCTGCTGGGCTATCACCCGGCGAACAGCGTGGCCGTGGTCGGTCTCTCCGGCCCTGAGGTCGACTTCGGCGCCTGTTACGAGCTGCCACCGCCGGACGAGGATCCGCACGTCGCCGCCCGGTCGGTCGCCGTGACGGTGGCACGCCAGGCGTCGCCGTCGGTGGTCCTGGTCGGTTTCGGGCCTCCGGCCCGGATCACCCCCGCGGTGTTGCGCCTGGCGGAGGCGTTGCGCCAATTGGGGGTACGGGTGAACGACGTCCTCCGAGTGACCGACCGGCGCTGGTGGTCCTACTTCTGCGGCGACCTCCACTGCTGCCCCGACGAGGGCACTCCCTGCCTGCCGCCGGACAGCGTGGTCGCGGCGGAGGCGACGTTCCGCGGTGAGGTGGCGCTGCCAAGCCGCCGTGCCCTGACCGCACAGGTCGCCGCGATGGAGGGCCCGGAGCGGGCCGCGATGGCCGATGCCACCGAGCACGCCAGGAAACGATTCTCCGGCCTGCTCACCGACGAACTGAACGCCCGGAGGTGTTCGCGCCGGATCCGTCACGCCGGCCAGATCGCGGTGCGCCGTGCCGAGACCCGGTACCGGTCCGGGCACGGCATCGACCTCGCCGAGACGGCCTGGCTGGGGGTGCTGCTGGCGGATCGTGCCGTGGAGGACTACGCGCTGGACCGGGTCGGGCCGCAGGAGTGGCGGATCCGGCTCTGGACCGACGTGCTGCGCCGGGTCGAGCCGGTGTACGTCCCGGCGCCTGCCTGCCTGCTCGGCTTCACCGCCTGGCGGGCCGGCCGGGGCGCCCTGGCCCGGGTGGCGGTGGACCGGGCCCTGGCGACCGAGCCGCAGCACCAGCTCGCCGGGCTGCTGCATCAGATCCTCGGGTTCGGTCTGTCACCGCACATGGTGGGCGACGGCTTCCGTCCCGGCCGGACCCGCCGACGCCGGCGGGCCCGGTGA
- a CDS encoding bacterial proteasome activator family protein, producing MTDDTRTTEHSEDGSVIVVGPDGRPIGTFAEDGSLTPEEPGNLIEQPAKVMRIGSMIKQLLEEVRAAPIDEASRGRLREIHQRSIKELEDGLAPELREELERLSLPFEGDTPPSEAELRIAQAQLVGWLEGLFHGIQAALVAQQMAARLQLEQMRGGTPGRPALPAGAMIPGRPTPGAGSGDVQGRTGQYL from the coding sequence ATGACCGACGACACCCGCACCACTGAGCACTCTGAAGACGGCTCCGTCATCGTCGTGGGCCCGGACGGCCGCCCGATCGGCACGTTCGCCGAGGACGGCTCGCTCACCCCGGAGGAGCCGGGCAACCTGATCGAGCAGCCCGCGAAGGTCATGCGCATCGGCAGCATGATCAAGCAGCTGCTCGAAGAGGTCCGCGCGGCTCCGATCGACGAGGCCAGCCGCGGCCGCCTGCGGGAGATCCACCAGCGGTCGATCAAGGAGCTGGAGGACGGCCTCGCCCCCGAACTGCGCGAGGAACTGGAGCGCCTCTCCCTCCCGTTCGAGGGCGACACCCCGCCGAGCGAGGCCGAGCTCCGCATCGCGCAGGCCCAGCTGGTCGGCTGGCTCGAGGGTCTCTTCCACGGCATCCAGGCCGCCCTGGTCGCCCAGCAGATGGCCGCCCGCCTCCAGCTCGAACAGATGCGCGGTGGCACCCCCGGCCGCCCGGCCCTCCCGGCCGGCGCCATGATCCCCGGCCGTCCGACTCCCGGCGCCGGCTCCGGCGACGTCCAGGGCCGGACCGGGCAATACCTTTAG
- a CDS encoding alkaline phosphatase D family protein — protein sequence MPLSRRTLLLTSAAGATAATTVWPLAASAAPYRGPLRTNPFTLGVASGDPDPDGFVLWTRLAPTPLAEDGLGGMPYRNVVVTWELAADERFRKIVRRGVTVARPDRAHSVHVELDGLSPGREFFYRFHAERHTSPVGRTRTAPRRSAQVSALAMSFVSCSQYETGTSPRTAGWPRTSRN from the coding sequence ATGCCTTTATCGCGCCGTACCCTGCTGCTGACCTCCGCCGCCGGTGCCACCGCCGCGACCACTGTCTGGCCCCTCGCCGCGTCCGCGGCGCCCTATCGCGGACCGCTGCGCACCAACCCGTTCACCCTCGGGGTGGCGTCCGGCGACCCGGACCCCGACGGCTTCGTGCTCTGGACCCGGCTCGCGCCCACCCCGCTCGCCGAGGACGGTCTCGGCGGCATGCCGTACCGCAATGTCGTCGTCACCTGGGAACTCGCCGCCGACGAACGGTTCCGTAAGATCGTCCGACGCGGTGTCACGGTGGCCCGCCCGGACCGCGCGCACAGCGTCCACGTGGAACTGGACGGCCTGTCGCCGGGCCGGGAGTTCTTCTACCGGTTCCACGCCGAGCGGCACACCTCGCCGGTCGGCCGCACCCGGACCGCGCCACGGCGCTCGGCACAGGTCTCGGCGCTCGCGATGTCGTTCGTCTCCTGCTCCCAGTACGAGACGGGTACTTCACCGCGTACCGCAGGCTGGCCGAGGACGAGCCGGAACTGA
- a CDS encoding HAD family hydrolase: MLKPGLPKLIATDLDGTLVRSDDTVSAFTHDVLDRVRAAGIRIVAATGRGPRLTSLVRNDIRVADYLVLAQGGWVLDQAESRYLRQARLPGEALGRALAALESAIGSPLSVMFEALEHDESPLWGDYDPTWRYPVTVETRTRAECLTGDVIKAFARSFRHDVDELLAVARRVVPADLATVTQAGLDYVEICPSGVDKGTGLAVVAESVGVDPADVLVFGDMPNDLPMFAWAGWGRVAVANAHPELLAQADAVTLTNDQDGVAVFLNELLSR; this comes from the coding sequence ATGCTCAAGCCCGGGCTCCCCAAACTCATCGCCACGGACCTCGACGGCACCCTCGTCCGCAGCGACGACACGGTCTCCGCGTTCACCCACGATGTTCTCGATCGGGTCCGCGCCGCCGGCATCCGGATCGTCGCGGCGACCGGCCGGGGCCCCCGGCTCACCTCCCTCGTCCGCAACGACATCCGGGTCGCCGACTACCTGGTGCTGGCGCAGGGCGGCTGGGTGCTCGACCAGGCCGAGTCCCGTTACCTGCGTCAGGCGCGACTGCCCGGCGAGGCGCTCGGGCGGGCGCTCGCCGCGCTGGAGTCGGCGATCGGCAGCCCGCTCTCGGTGATGTTCGAGGCGCTGGAGCACGACGAGTCGCCGCTCTGGGGTGACTACGACCCGACCTGGCGTTATCCGGTGACGGTCGAGACGCGTACCCGGGCGGAATGTCTCACCGGCGACGTGATCAAAGCGTTCGCCCGGTCCTTCCGGCACGACGTCGACGAGCTGCTCGCGGTCGCCCGCCGGGTGGTGCCGGCCGACCTCGCGACCGTGACCCAGGCCGGTCTCGACTACGTGGAGATCTGCCCGTCCGGCGTCGACAAGGGCACCGGTCTCGCGGTCGTCGCCGAGTCGGTCGGCGTGGACCCGGCGGACGTGCTCGTCTTCGGTGACATGCCCAACGACCTGCCGATGTTCGCCTGGGCCGGCTGGGGCCGGGTCGCCGTCGCGAACGCCCACCCGGAGCTGCTCGCCCAGGCCGACGCGGTGACGCTCACCAATGATCAGGACGGCGTGGCGGTCTTTCTCAACGAGCTATTGTCGAGGTGA
- a CDS encoding Cof-type HAD-IIB family hydrolase has protein sequence MSRFRLVATDIDGTLINSERRLSPRTLDVLARVPVPVVLVTGRPLRWLDQLYDQLPHPLPAVCANGAVIYDPDNDEVLRADSMPVEVLLDVTKRLRDAVPDVSLAVEVEDGRGFLHEESWTLRWETDHRVRVISSPEELTSLPAVKLLARSATADPDDFLELVSRTLGGVAEATRSSSSALVEISAAGVTKAAGLAWLCDRDGITADQVLAFGDMPNDIPMLTWAGHAVAMGNAHPALQATADAICASNDEDGVAAYLQAAFNL, from the coding sequence ATGTCACGTTTCCGGCTCGTCGCGACCGATATCGACGGCACTCTGATCAACAGCGAGCGCAGGCTCTCCCCCCGCACTCTGGACGTCCTGGCCCGGGTCCCGGTCCCCGTGGTCCTGGTGACCGGGCGTCCGCTGCGGTGGCTCGACCAGCTCTACGACCAGTTGCCCCACCCGCTGCCCGCGGTCTGCGCGAACGGCGCGGTCATCTACGACCCCGACAACGACGAGGTCCTGCGCGCCGACTCGATGCCCGTCGAGGTCCTGCTGGACGTGACGAAACGCCTGCGTGACGCCGTGCCGGACGTCTCCCTCGCGGTCGAGGTGGAGGACGGGCGCGGGTTCCTCCACGAGGAGAGCTGGACGCTCCGCTGGGAGACCGACCACCGCGTCCGGGTGATCAGCTCCCCCGAGGAGCTGACCTCCCTGCCCGCGGTCAAACTGCTGGCCCGCTCCGCGACCGCCGACCCGGACGACTTCCTCGAGCTGGTCAGCCGCACCCTGGGCGGCGTCGCCGAGGCCACCCGCTCCTCCTCGTCGGCCCTGGTCGAGATCTCCGCGGCAGGCGTCACGAAAGCGGCGGGCCTGGCCTGGCTCTGCGACCGCGACGGCATCACCGCCGACCAGGTCCTGGCCTTCGGCGACATGCCCAACGACATCCCGATGCTGACCTGGGCCGGCCACGCGGTCGCCATGGGCAACGCTCACCCGGCCCTCCAGGCGACAGCGGACGCGATCTGCGCGTCGAACGACGAGGACGGCGTCGCGGCCTACCTGCAGGCAGCCTTCAACCTCTGA
- a CDS encoding alkaline phosphatase D family protein gives MHLGDYQYEYKAGQYVIPGGNPRDHEGPETVTLANYRQRHAQYKTDPDLQAAHAVAPWAVVWDDHETENNWADEAPEQPDPDFLVRRAAAFQAYYENMPLRRTSIPRGIDMQLYRRLHWGRLATFHMLDTRQYRDDQGCGDGYKDCPAAIDPARSITGAEQEKWLLDGFRRSTARWDVLGQQVFFGQRDNNSGPAKVLSMDSWDGYQASRDRITRGWVDAGVRNPVVLTGDVHAHWADDLKLNYDDPTSKTVGTELVCSSITSGGDGADVTGGNHPWAAWNPHLRFYNNQRGYVRTTITKDALTADFVTLPYVTRAGAPAHTRARFVIEDRVPGLNLVADNPTPGASALRSTGDLGAATVEQETARP, from the coding sequence CTGCACCTCGGTGACTATCAGTACGAGTACAAGGCGGGACAATATGTGATCCCGGGTGGCAATCCGCGTGACCACGAGGGTCCGGAGACCGTGACGCTCGCCAATTACCGTCAGCGGCACGCCCAGTACAAGACCGACCCGGACCTGCAGGCCGCGCACGCCGTCGCGCCCTGGGCCGTCGTCTGGGACGACCACGAGACCGAGAACAACTGGGCCGACGAGGCGCCCGAACAACCGGACCCCGATTTCCTGGTACGGCGGGCGGCCGCGTTCCAGGCGTACTACGAGAACATGCCGCTGCGCCGCACCTCGATCCCCCGTGGCATCGACATGCAGCTGTACCGGCGGCTGCACTGGGGCCGTCTCGCCACGTTCCACATGCTCGACACCCGGCAGTACCGCGACGACCAGGGGTGCGGCGACGGGTACAAGGACTGTCCCGCCGCGATCGACCCGGCCCGCAGCATCACCGGCGCCGAGCAGGAGAAGTGGCTGCTCGACGGGTTCCGCCGATCCACCGCGCGCTGGGACGTGCTCGGCCAGCAGGTCTTCTTCGGGCAGCGGGACAACAACTCCGGCCCCGCGAAGGTGCTCAGCATGGACTCATGGGACGGGTACCAGGCGTCCCGCGACCGGATCACCCGCGGCTGGGTGGACGCGGGCGTCCGCAACCCGGTCGTGCTCACCGGTGACGTGCACGCGCACTGGGCCGACGACCTGAAGCTGAACTACGACGACCCGACGTCGAAGACGGTCGGCACCGAGCTGGTCTGCTCCTCGATCACCTCGGGCGGCGACGGCGCCGACGTGACCGGCGGCAACCACCCGTGGGCGGCCTGGAACCCGCATCTGCGGTTCTACAACAACCAGCGAGGTTACGTCCGGACCACGATCACCAAGGATGCGCTGACCGCGGACTTCGTGACACTGCCGTACGTGACGCGGGCGGGCGCTCCGGCGCACACCCGGGCCCGGTTCGTGATCGAGGACCGGGTTCCCGGGCTGAACCTGGTCGCGGACAACCCGACGCCCGGCGCGTCGGCTCTGCGGTCCACCGGCGACCTCGGCGCGGCAACCGTCGAGCAGGAGACCGCCCGCCCCTGA
- the serS gene encoding serine--tRNA ligase: MIDLRLLREDPELIRASQRLRGESTDLVDALLSADEERRAATQRFESVRAEQKSIGKEVAKASGDERAALLARTKDLALEVKAAEAAAGEAEQALRRAHLAVPNVVEDGAPAGGEDDFVVLREVGAIPEIANPKDHLEIGEALRAIDTERGAKVSGSRFYFLTGVGALLQLGMLQLAIQQAVEHGFTPSITPTLVRPESMEGTGFLGSHASEIYRLEADDLYLVGTSEVALAAYHTNEIIDLSNGPERFAGWSTCYRREAGSHGKDVRGILRVHQFDKVEMFSFCRPEDALAEHQRLLAMEEEMLAKVEIPYRVIDVAAGDLGTSASRKYDCEAWVPSQGRYREVTSTSNCTTFQARRLNVRYRDENGKTQIAATLNGTLATTRWLIPILENHQQPDGSVRVPKALQPFLGGREVLEPAK; this comes from the coding sequence GTGATTGACCTGCGTCTGCTCCGGGAAGACCCCGAACTGATCCGCGCCAGCCAGCGACTGCGCGGCGAGTCCACCGACCTGGTGGACGCGCTGCTGAGCGCCGACGAGGAGCGCCGGGCCGCGACCCAGCGGTTCGAGTCCGTCCGGGCCGAGCAGAAGTCCATCGGCAAAGAGGTCGCCAAGGCGAGCGGCGACGAACGGGCGGCCCTGCTCGCCCGTACCAAGGACCTGGCTCTTGAAGTGAAAGCGGCGGAAGCCGCGGCAGGCGAGGCCGAGCAGGCACTGCGTCGCGCGCACCTGGCCGTGCCGAACGTGGTGGAGGACGGCGCGCCGGCCGGTGGCGAGGACGACTTCGTGGTGCTCCGCGAGGTCGGCGCGATCCCCGAGATCGCCAACCCGAAAGACCACCTGGAGATCGGTGAGGCGCTCCGCGCGATCGACACCGAGCGCGGCGCGAAGGTGTCCGGCTCGCGGTTCTACTTCCTGACCGGTGTCGGCGCGCTGCTGCAGCTCGGCATGCTGCAACTCGCCATCCAGCAGGCGGTCGAGCACGGGTTCACCCCGTCGATCACGCCGACCCTGGTCCGTCCGGAGTCGATGGAGGGCACCGGGTTCCTGGGCTCGCACGCCAGTGAGATCTACCGGCTGGAAGCCGACGACCTCTACCTGGTCGGCACGTCGGAGGTGGCCCTCGCGGCCTACCACACGAACGAGATCATCGACCTCAGCAACGGTCCGGAGCGGTTCGCCGGCTGGTCGACGTGTTACCGGCGGGAGGCCGGCTCGCACGGCAAGGACGTGCGCGGCATCCTCCGGGTGCACCAGTTCGACAAGGTGGAGATGTTCTCGTTCTGCCGGCCGGAGGACGCCCTCGCTGAGCACCAGCGCCTGCTGGCGATGGAGGAGGAGATGCTCGCCAAGGTCGAGATCCCCTACCGGGTGATCGACGTGGCGGCCGGCGACCTGGGCACCAGCGCCTCCCGCAAGTACGACTGCGAGGCGTGGGTGCCGTCGCAGGGGCGGTACCGCGAAGTCACCTCGACGTCGAACTGCACCACGTTCCAGGCGCGCCGGCTCAACGTCCGGTACCGCGACGAGAACGGCAAGACGCAGATCGCGGCGACGCTGAACGGGACGCTCGCGACGACCCGGTGGCTGATTCCGATCCTGGAGAACCACCAGCAGCCGGACGGCTCGGTGCGGGTGCCGAAGGCGCTGCAGCCGTTCCTCGGCGGCCGTGAAGTGCTCGAGCCCGCTAAGTAA
- the fdhD gene encoding formate dehydrogenase accessory sulfurtransferase FdhD → MGRNVTRRTVVSVDLGAVPSTRQKRDELAAEEPLEIRLRKQPLAVTMRTPGHDIDLAMGFLLSEGVIGKADDVLTAQLCAGTDTPNTYNVVDVVLDSHVPPPVTDPSRNFYTTSSCGVCGKASIDAVRTRSRFDVTGDAMRISARVLAGLPDKLRAAQRAFDRTGGLHAAGLFTAGGDLLVLREDVGRHNAVDKVIGWALREGRLPLAGHVLMVSGRASFELTQKAWMAGLPLLAAVSAPSTLAVDLAGEAGMTLVGFLREPRMNIYAGAQRVTF, encoded by the coding sequence ATGGGGAGGAACGTGACGCGGCGTACGGTGGTGAGCGTTGACCTGGGCGCCGTTCCCTCCACCCGGCAGAAACGCGACGAGCTCGCCGCCGAGGAGCCGCTGGAGATCAGACTCCGCAAGCAACCGCTCGCTGTGACTATGCGCACTCCCGGCCACGACATCGACCTCGCGATGGGCTTCCTCCTCAGCGAGGGCGTGATCGGCAAGGCGGACGACGTGCTGACCGCACAGCTCTGCGCCGGCACCGACACCCCGAACACGTACAACGTGGTCGACGTGGTGCTCGACTCGCACGTGCCGCCGCCGGTGACCGACCCGAGCCGGAACTTCTACACCACCAGCTCCTGCGGGGTCTGCGGCAAGGCCAGCATCGACGCGGTACGGACGAGGTCGCGCTTCGACGTGACGGGCGACGCGATGCGGATCTCGGCGCGGGTCCTCGCCGGCCTGCCGGACAAGCTGCGGGCGGCGCAGCGGGCGTTCGACCGGACCGGCGGGCTGCACGCCGCCGGACTGTTCACGGCCGGCGGCGACCTGCTGGTGCTCCGGGAGGACGTGGGCCGGCACAACGCGGTCGACAAGGTGATCGGCTGGGCGTTGCGGGAGGGCCGGCTGCCGCTGGCCGGGCACGTGCTGATGGTGTCCGGGCGGGCCAGCTTCGAGCTGACCCAGAAAGCGTGGATGGCCGGCCTGCCGCTGCTCGCGGCGGTGTCGGCGCCGAGCACGCTCGCGGTGGACCTGGCCGGCGAGGCGGGGATGACGCTCGTCGGGTTCCTCCGCGAACCACGGATGAACATCTATGCGGGCGCGCAGCGCGTCACGTTCTGA
- a CDS encoding T3SS (YopN, CesT) and YbjN peptide-binding chaperone 1, producing MTPDDSILLDEPTTADLRAKVTEAWREFAAALATLLPTLQPGAHVDITLDPTASGTGTAVYSVSMRVAQDGFVEALAVGNAELPTEYRMDRAAVADMVALGWSPPGVLPGSGDSFGLRGGPDQARELATAVSRTLRDVYGAPHPAFLVYLVHDEEDEPIETTPLGTARHEPAVGGTVDLDDLEDDDALEAALATVDADVVPLEERVRTVVATMSKTTVDQLQVDADGDIGIRAGSAMVFVRVRDNPPLVDVFSPILTEVEPTEQLYVKLSELTNRMPIGRLYCAQDTVWASIPVFGRNFQAIHLMLAVQVMTGLADELDDRLHGEFGGKRFFVEGDKPVPAKDRPSDEHRPGMYL from the coding sequence ATGACGCCGGACGACAGCATCCTGCTCGACGAGCCGACCACCGCCGATCTGCGGGCGAAGGTCACCGAGGCGTGGCGGGAGTTCGCCGCAGCGCTGGCCACTCTGCTGCCCACCCTCCAGCCGGGTGCGCACGTCGACATCACCCTGGACCCGACCGCGTCCGGCACCGGCACCGCGGTCTACTCGGTGAGCATGCGTGTGGCGCAGGACGGCTTCGTCGAGGCGCTGGCGGTCGGCAACGCCGAGCTGCCCACGGAGTACCGGATGGACCGTGCCGCGGTCGCCGACATGGTGGCGCTCGGCTGGTCCCCGCCCGGCGTGCTGCCCGGCTCGGGTGACTCGTTCGGCCTGCGCGGCGGGCCGGACCAGGCGCGCGAGCTCGCCACCGCGGTCTCCCGGACACTGCGTGACGTCTACGGCGCCCCGCACCCGGCGTTCCTCGTCTACCTGGTCCACGACGAGGAGGACGAGCCGATCGAGACGACGCCGCTCGGCACCGCCCGGCACGAGCCGGCCGTCGGCGGCACGGTCGACCTCGACGACCTGGAGGACGACGACGCCCTGGAGGCGGCGCTCGCGACTGTCGACGCCGACGTGGTGCCGCTGGAGGAGCGGGTCCGCACGGTCGTCGCCACGATGTCGAAGACCACTGTCGACCAGCTGCAGGTGGACGCGGACGGCGACATCGGCATCCGGGCCGGCTCGGCGATGGTCTTCGTCCGGGTCCGGGACAACCCGCCCCTGGTCGACGTCTTCTCCCCGATCCTGACCGAGGTCGAGCCGACCGAGCAGCTCTACGTGAAGCTCTCCGAGCTGACCAACCGGATGCCGATCGGCCGGCTCTACTGCGCGCAGGACACGGTGTGGGCGTCGATCCCGGTGTTCGGCCGCAACTTCCAGGCCATCCACCTCATGCTGGCCGTGCAGGTGATGACGGGTCTCGCCGACGAGCTGGACGACCGGCTGCACGGCGAGTTCGGCGGCAAGCGCTTCTTCGTCGAGGGTGACAAGCCGGTCCCGGCGAAGGACCGTCCCTCCGACGAGCACCGGCCCGGGATGTACCTCTAG
- the ddaH gene encoding dimethylargininase: MSHDERLPRNRTYLMCPPEHFTVEYAINPWMDTKVAVDAGRALTQWEMLRTTLTGLGHQVHVLDARPGLPDMVYSANGAFSVDGTVYGARFKYPQRAAEAAAHQAFYTSSFAWRYVEPQQVNEGEGDFAYLPGAYGGLVLAGYGFRTDPAAHAEAQEVLGRPVISLKLVDPAFYHLDTALAALDDRHVTYYPDAFSPASQRVLAQLFPDALLADREDAEAFGLNLVSDGRHVILNTEATGMARKVSAAGYLPMPVDLSELKRGGGSVKCAVAELRA, translated from the coding sequence ATGAGCCACGACGAGCGATTGCCGCGAAACAGGACATATCTGATGTGTCCCCCGGAGCATTTCACGGTTGAGTACGCCATCAACCCGTGGATGGACACCAAGGTCGCGGTCGACGCCGGACGGGCGCTCACCCAGTGGGAGATGCTGCGCACCACGCTGACCGGCCTCGGTCACCAGGTGCACGTCCTCGACGCGCGGCCCGGGCTGCCCGACATGGTCTACTCCGCGAACGGCGCGTTCTCCGTCGACGGCACGGTCTACGGCGCCCGCTTCAAATATCCGCAGCGCGCCGCCGAGGCTGCCGCGCATCAGGCGTTCTACACGTCGTCGTTCGCCTGGCGATACGTCGAGCCGCAGCAGGTCAACGAGGGTGAGGGCGACTTCGCGTACCTGCCCGGCGCCTACGGCGGCCTGGTCCTCGCCGGCTACGGCTTCCGCACCGACCCGGCCGCGCACGCCGAGGCTCAGGAGGTGCTCGGCCGTCCGGTGATCTCGCTGAAGCTGGTCGACCCGGCCTTCTACCACCTGGACACCGCCCTCGCTGCCCTCGACGACAGGCACGTCACGTACTACCCGGACGCGTTCTCGCCGGCCTCGCAGCGGGTGCTCGCCCAGCTCTTCCCGGACGCGCTGCTCGCCGACCGGGAGGACGCCGAGGCGTTCGGGCTGAACCTGGTCAGCGACGGCCGGCACGTGATCCTCAACACGGAGGCGACAGGCATGGCCCGCAAGGTGAGCGCCGCCGGATACCTCCCGATGCCCGTCGACCTCTCCGAACTCAAGCGCGGCGGCGGAAGTGTCAAGTGCGCCGTCGCCGAGCTCCGGGCATGA
- a CDS encoding Lrp/AsnC family transcriptional regulator: MQMDAIDQRIIALLVADARASYAEIGAKVSLSAPAVKRRVDRLRASGVIKGFTAVIEPAAVGWTTEAFVELFCTGRTTPAQITVATRRHPEVVGAYTVSGQADALVHLRAADIGHLEQALERLRAEPFVTSTRSMVVLSRLVETPTTVAPA, from the coding sequence TTGCAGATGGACGCCATTGACCAGCGAATCATTGCGTTGCTGGTGGCCGACGCCCGCGCCTCCTACGCCGAGATCGGCGCCAAGGTCTCGCTCTCCGCGCCGGCGGTGAAGAGGCGCGTCGATCGTTTGCGGGCCAGTGGGGTCATCAAGGGATTCACCGCCGTCATCGAGCCGGCTGCGGTCGGCTGGACCACCGAGGCGTTCGTCGAGCTGTTCTGCACCGGCCGGACCACGCCCGCGCAGATCACCGTGGCGACCCGGCGGCACCCGGAGGTCGTCGGGGCGTACACGGTTTCCGGGCAGGCGGACGCGCTCGTGCACCTGCGCGCCGCCGACATCGGGCACCTGGAGCAGGCGCTGGAAAGGCTGCGCGCGGAGCCGTTCGTGACGTCCACGCGCAGCATGGTGGTGTTGTCCCGGCTCGTGGAGACGCCGACGACGGTGGCACCCGCCTAG
- a CDS encoding DUF6457 domain-containing protein, with product MKEMDDWLAAVGAELGVRPDEVPTGELLDVARDVAHNVLRPGAPVTAYLMGLAVGRGADPAEAAAKISALALSWGDRKDQS from the coding sequence ATGAAAGAGATGGACGACTGGCTCGCCGCGGTCGGCGCCGAGCTCGGGGTGCGGCCGGACGAGGTGCCGACCGGTGAGCTGCTCGACGTGGCCCGGGATGTGGCGCACAACGTTCTGCGGCCCGGCGCGCCGGTCACGGCGTACCTGATGGGTCTTGCGGTGGGTCGTGGCGCGGACCCGGCGGAGGCCGCCGCGAAGATCAGTGCCCTGGCGCTGAGCTGGGGCGATCGTAAAGATCAAAGCTGA
- the mobA gene encoding molybdenum cofactor guanylyltransferase gives MVLAGGAARRMGGADKPTLPVAGQSMLTRVLAAVHDADPRVVVGRVPADLPVAVHVTREEPPGGGPVAAAAAGLALVPDSVTYTALLAADLPFLTGEAIDVLRLTMESAPMEGAVYRDAEGHLQVLCGVWRTKALRAALDRLAEERGGLDGAPVRSLLEKVRVVEVSWRRPGPPPWFDCDTDDDLRTAEEWAR, from the coding sequence GTGGTCCTGGCCGGTGGTGCGGCGCGGCGAATGGGTGGTGCGGACAAGCCGACGTTGCCCGTCGCCGGTCAGTCGATGCTGACCCGTGTCCTGGCCGCCGTGCACGACGCCGACCCCCGGGTGGTGGTCGGCCGGGTGCCCGCTGACCTGCCCGTCGCGGTGCACGTGACCCGCGAGGAGCCGCCCGGTGGCGGTCCGGTCGCGGCCGCCGCGGCCGGTCTCGCGCTGGTGCCCGACTCGGTGACCTACACCGCCCTGCTCGCGGCGGACCTGCCGTTCCTGACCGGCGAGGCGATCGACGTCCTGCGGCTCACCATGGAGTCGGCCCCGATGGAGGGCGCGGTCTACCGCGACGCCGAGGGCCACCTCCAGGTGCTCTGCGGTGTCTGGCGGACGAAAGCGCTGCGTGCCGCGCTGGACCGGCTCGCCGAGGAACGCGGCGGGCTGGACGGCGCACCGGTGCGGTCGCTGCTGGAGAAGGTGCGCGTGGTGGAGGTGTCGTGGCGTCGTCCCGGCCCGCCGCCCTGGTTCGACTGCGACACCGACGACGATCTGCGCACCGCCGAGGAATGGGCACGCTGA